A region of Pseudomonas sp. Marseille-Q3773 DNA encodes the following proteins:
- a CDS encoding glutathione S-transferase, translating to MILYSFRRCPWTMRARLALRYAGCEVEIREVAMKNKPAELLALSPKGTVPVLDTGTEVLEESLDIMRWALARNDPQDWQLQADATAAQQAESLIARNDSTFKAQVNLYKYAERYPAYSRVHYRQQAETWLAELDALLASRPYLLANHPSIADAALLPLMRQFAGVEPQWFAEAAYPRLRSWLQGWLASDLFKAVMAK from the coding sequence GTGATTCTCTACTCGTTCCGCCGCTGCCCGTGGACCATGCGTGCGCGCCTGGCCCTGCGCTATGCCGGCTGCGAGGTGGAAATCCGCGAGGTGGCGATGAAGAACAAGCCGGCAGAACTGCTGGCGTTGTCGCCCAAGGGCACGGTGCCGGTGCTGGATACCGGTACCGAGGTGCTGGAAGAGAGCCTGGACATCATGCGCTGGGCGCTGGCACGCAATGATCCGCAGGATTGGCAGCTGCAAGCCGACGCTACCGCGGCGCAGCAGGCTGAATCACTGATTGCCCGCAACGACAGCACCTTCAAAGCGCAGGTGAACCTGTACAAGTACGCCGAGCGCTATCCGGCGTACTCCCGCGTACATTACCGGCAACAGGCCGAAACCTGGCTGGCCGAGCTTGACGCCTTGCTCGCCAGCCGGCCTTACCTGCTGGCCAACCACCCGAGCATTGCCGATGCCGCGCTGCTGCCCCTGATGCGCCAGTTTGCCGGGGTCGAACCGCAGTGGTTCGCCGAGGCGGCTTATCCGCGGCTGCGGAGCTGGCTGCAGGGCTGGTTGGCATCAGACCTGTTCAAGGCCGTCATGGCCAAATAG